Proteins from a genomic interval of Musa acuminata AAA Group cultivar baxijiao chromosome BXJ1-9, Cavendish_Baxijiao_AAA, whole genome shotgun sequence:
- the LOC135592367 gene encoding inositol transporter 1-like → MTIQSFPGSSGIIDASPKRDISYFSNFYVLGLTLTAGIGGFLFGYDTGVISGALLYIRDDFAAVAENNVLQETIVSMAIAGAIIGAAGGGWVNDAYGRKKATLLADIIFAIGSVVMCAAPDPYVLIFGRLLVGLGIGIASVTAPVYIAEASPSEIRGGLVGMNVLMITGGQFLSYLVNLAFTEVPGTWRWMLGVAALPAIIQFFLMLFLPESPRWLYLKNEKPQAIAVLAKIYGSDRLEEEIDLLAVASEEAFRSKNNVRYLDVFKSKEMRLAFLAGAGLQAFQQFTGINTVMYYSPTIVQMAGFTSNQLALLLSLIVAAMNAAGTIVGIFLIDRCGRRRLTLSSLSGVIISLLILSGAFFLQSSELNSGLCEVQTLHGTCGTSLGWIAVLGLALYIAFFSPGMGPVPWAVNSEIYPEAYRGVCGGMSATVNWVSNLIVSQTFLSLVTVVGTGGTFLIIAGVAVVAFIFVALFVPETKGLSFEEVERLWKERAWGGEDVRRGLLV, encoded by the exons ATGACGATCCAGTCGTTCCCGGGAAGCTCGGGAATCATTGATGCCTCGCCGAAGAGGGACATATCCTACTTCAGCAATTTCTACGTGCTCGGTCTCACTCTGACGGCTGGCATCGGTGGTTTTCTGTTTGGCTACGATACGG GTGTCATATCTGGAGCCCTTCTATATATTCGTGATGATTTCGCTGCTGTTGCCGAAAACAATGTTTTACAG GAAACTATTGTTAGCATGGCAATAGCTGGAGCCATCATCGGAGCTGCAGGTGGTGGATGGGTGAATGATGCCTATGGGCGAAAGAAAGCTACCCTTCTTGCTGACATCATTTTTGCCATTGGATCTGTTGTAATGTGTGCTGCTCCGGACCCATACGTCCTCATTTTTGGAAGGCTTCTTGTTGGCTTGGGCATTGGAATAGCATCTGTCACTGCTCCTGTTTATATTGCTGAAGCTTCACCTTCAGAAATTAGGGGAGGTCTAGTTGGCATGAATGTACTTATGATCACCGGGGGACAGTTTCTCTCCTACCTTGTAAATCTTGCTTTTACAGAG GTACCTGGCACTTGGCGCTGGATGCTTGGAGTTGCTGCACTGCCAGCAATTATACAGTTCTTTCTGATGCTGTTTCTGCCTGAGTCACCTCGCTGGCTTTATCTGAAG AATGAGAAACCTCAGGCTATTGCAGTACTTGCAAAAATATATGGATCTGATCGCTTAGAGGAGGAAATAGATCTTCTGGCTGTTGCTTCTGAGGAAGCTTTTCGCTCCAAGAACAATGTCAGATACTTGGATGTCTTTAAGTCAAAAGAAATGAGGCTTGCATTTCTTGCAGGAGCTGGCCTTCAG GCTTTTCAGCAGTTCACTGGGATAAACACAGTTATGTATTACAGTCCTACAATAGTCCAGATGGCTGGTTTCACTTCAAACCAGCTTGCTCTGCTCCTCTCCCTCATCGTTGCAGCCATGAATGCAGCTGGTACAATTGTGGGAATCTTCCTCATTGACCGCTGTGGCCGGCGTCGATTAACACTCAGCAGTTTGTCTGGCGTTATCATCTCGCTTCTCATACTTTCTGGGGCATTCTTTCTGCAGTCATCTGAACTCAACTCCGGCTTATGTGAGGTGCAAACCCTTCATGGCACTTGTGGCACAAGCCTTGGATGGATTGCTGTTCTTGGTCTTGCTCTCTACATTGCCTTCTTCTCTCCAGGGATGGGCCCTGTTCCATGGGCAGTTAACTCAGAGATCTACCCAGAGGCCTACCGTGGTGTCTGTGGGGGCATGTCAGCCACAGTGAACTGGGTCTCGAACCTGATTGTTTCACAGACATTCCTCTCGCTTGTCACTGTTGTAGGGACAGGGGGAACGTTCTTGATCATTGCCGGTGTGGCCGTGGTGGCATTCATTTTCGTGGCGCTATTCGTGCCAGAAACAAAAGGCCTGAGCTTTGAGGAGGTGGAGAGGCTGTGGAAAGAAAGGGCATGGGGAGGTGAAGATGTGCGCCGGGGCCTGTTGGTCTGA
- the LOC135592364 gene encoding uncharacterized protein LOC135592364 isoform X3: MNAASSTAPPVLLPSHQHRLRRASLVFSSLVLKPRPPLSISSSLFGHRRRRRGPPDPKSSSHDRNLELSIDPSAIAARASAAAGRLRRSSEESLRRFLSAGEEAYHDLRTSVRVDRSRNRVVFSCRESSLLFVSNLFLWSFVAILAARALVWLGLGFRSRWRFGDWAVIKRDRSLGGREVVVGRSFRGRDWNKKSFTVSRSPLSPVRGTELKIVENVAKIRREKQEKLPEWWPDSIPAPVIAAGKQDYQREVDRLVRAILDYRMSGKDYRYDDIIQLREICKVSGARASFETANARDSFYRASVDFVLNSCSRAIIPSDKPQIGGEDVRQFIAGLAVNIGLTNSRAITLVSAAVAARTRSCFLQCWALEVQGKRTEALEELLKICLIHRTFPPEEHSAEMEMVGSGLKRHLTIEQRKHLLSLYKETCGADDHRSIVEALGLIT; the protein is encoded by the exons ATGAACGCCGCGAGCTCCACCGCTCCGCCGGTGCTCCTCCCCTCCCATCAACACCGTCTCCGGAGGGCGTCGCTCGTGTTCTCCTCGCTCGTCCTCAAGCCCCGCCCTCCCCTCTCCATATCCTCCTCCCTCTTCggacaccgccgccgccgccgcggccccCCCGACCCTAAATCCTCCTCGCACGACCGAAACCTCGAGCTCTCCATCGATCCCAGCGCCATCGCCGCCCGGGCCTCGGCGGCCGCGGGGCGCCTCCGCCGTTCATCGGAAGAGAGCCTCCGCCGCTTCCTTTCTGCCGGCGAAGAGGCCTACCACGATCTCCGGACATCCGTCAGGGTCGACCGATCCCGCAACCGCGTCGTGTTCTCTTGCCGCGAGTCGTCGCTCCTCTTCGTTTCGAATCTGTTCCTCTGGAGCTTCGTTGCCATCCTCGCTGCCAGAGCTCTTGTTTGGCTGGGGTTAGGGTTCCGGTCGCGCTGGAGGTTCGGTGATTGGGCTGTGATTAAGAGAGATCGAAGTCTGGGCGGAAGGGAGGTTGTTGTCGGCAGGAGTTTTAGGGGGAGGGACTGGAACAAGAAGAGTTTCACGGTTTCGAGGAGTCCTCTTTCGCCTGTGAGAGGGACTGAGTTGAAGATCGTAGAGAATGTGGCTAAAATTCGGAGGGAGAAGCAGGAGAAGCTGCCCGAGTGGTGGCCAGATTCAATACCTGCACCGGTGATTGCGGCAGGAAAGCAGGATTACCAGAGGGAGGTTGATAGGCTAGTCCGAG CGATATTGGATTATAGAATGAGCGGGAAGGACTATAGATATGATGATATAATCCAA CTTCGTGAGATATGCAAGGTGTCTGGTGCAAGGGCCTCTTTTGAAACAGCTAATGCACGTGATTCCTTTTATCGAGCATCTGTGGACTTTGTTCTTAACTCATGCAGCAG AGCAATAATACCAAGTGACAAGCCTCAAATTGGCGGCGAGGATGTCAGACAATTTATTGCTGGGCTTGCCGTTAACATTGGACTTACTAACTCCCGTGCTATTACACTTGTAAGTGCAGCTGTTGCAGCTCGCACTCGTTCATGTTTTCTACAATGTTGG GCATTGGAAGTTCAGGGAAAACGAACTGAAGCTCTGGAGGAATTATTAAAGATTTGTCTTATCCATCGGACTTTCCCACCAGAAGAACACTCT GCGGAAATGGAGATGGTAGGTAGTGGTCTTAAAAGACATCTAACCATAGAACAAAGGAAGCACTTGCTTAGTCTGTACAAAGAAACTTGTGGTGCTGATGATCACAGATCTATAGTGGAAGCTCTGGGTCTG
- the LOC135592364 gene encoding uncharacterized protein LOC135592364 isoform X1, with translation MNAASSTAPPVLLPSHQHRLRRASLVFSSLVLKPRPPLSISSSLFGHRRRRRGPPDPKSSSHDRNLELSIDPSAIAARASAAAGRLRRSSEESLRRFLSAGEEAYHDLRTSVRVDRSRNRVVFSCRESSLLFVSNLFLWSFVAILAARALVWLGLGFRSRWRFGDWAVIKRDRSLGGREVVVGRSFRGRDWNKKSFTVSRSPLSPVRGTELKIVENVAKIRREKQEKLPEWWPDSIPAPVIAAGKQDYQREVDRLVRAILDYRMSGKDYRYDDIIQLREICKVSGARASFETANARDSFYRASVDFVLNSCSRAIIPSDKPQIGGEDVRQFIAGLAVNIGLTNSRAITLVSAAVAARTRSCFLQCWALEVQGKRTEALEELLKICLIHRTFPPEEHSAEMEMVGSGLKRHLTIEQRKHLLSLYKETCGADDHRSIVEALGLVRVLSFQNHLNI, from the exons ATGAACGCCGCGAGCTCCACCGCTCCGCCGGTGCTCCTCCCCTCCCATCAACACCGTCTCCGGAGGGCGTCGCTCGTGTTCTCCTCGCTCGTCCTCAAGCCCCGCCCTCCCCTCTCCATATCCTCCTCCCTCTTCggacaccgccgccgccgccgcggccccCCCGACCCTAAATCCTCCTCGCACGACCGAAACCTCGAGCTCTCCATCGATCCCAGCGCCATCGCCGCCCGGGCCTCGGCGGCCGCGGGGCGCCTCCGCCGTTCATCGGAAGAGAGCCTCCGCCGCTTCCTTTCTGCCGGCGAAGAGGCCTACCACGATCTCCGGACATCCGTCAGGGTCGACCGATCCCGCAACCGCGTCGTGTTCTCTTGCCGCGAGTCGTCGCTCCTCTTCGTTTCGAATCTGTTCCTCTGGAGCTTCGTTGCCATCCTCGCTGCCAGAGCTCTTGTTTGGCTGGGGTTAGGGTTCCGGTCGCGCTGGAGGTTCGGTGATTGGGCTGTGATTAAGAGAGATCGAAGTCTGGGCGGAAGGGAGGTTGTTGTCGGCAGGAGTTTTAGGGGGAGGGACTGGAACAAGAAGAGTTTCACGGTTTCGAGGAGTCCTCTTTCGCCTGTGAGAGGGACTGAGTTGAAGATCGTAGAGAATGTGGCTAAAATTCGGAGGGAGAAGCAGGAGAAGCTGCCCGAGTGGTGGCCAGATTCAATACCTGCACCGGTGATTGCGGCAGGAAAGCAGGATTACCAGAGGGAGGTTGATAGGCTAGTCCGAG CGATATTGGATTATAGAATGAGCGGGAAGGACTATAGATATGATGATATAATCCAA CTTCGTGAGATATGCAAGGTGTCTGGTGCAAGGGCCTCTTTTGAAACAGCTAATGCACGTGATTCCTTTTATCGAGCATCTGTGGACTTTGTTCTTAACTCATGCAGCAG AGCAATAATACCAAGTGACAAGCCTCAAATTGGCGGCGAGGATGTCAGACAATTTATTGCTGGGCTTGCCGTTAACATTGGACTTACTAACTCCCGTGCTATTACACTTGTAAGTGCAGCTGTTGCAGCTCGCACTCGTTCATGTTTTCTACAATGTTGG GCATTGGAAGTTCAGGGAAAACGAACTGAAGCTCTGGAGGAATTATTAAAGATTTGTCTTATCCATCGGACTTTCCCACCAGAAGAACACTCT GCGGAAATGGAGATGGTAGGTAGTGGTCTTAAAAGACATCTAACCATAGAACAAAGGAAGCACTTGCTTAGTCTGTACAAAGAAACTTGTGGTGCTGATGATCACAGATCTATAGTGGAAGCTCTGGGTCTGGTACGCGTCCTCTCTTTTCAAAACCACCTAAATATATGA
- the LOC135592364 gene encoding uncharacterized protein LOC135592364 isoform X2 has protein sequence MNAASSTAPPVLLPSHQHRLRRASLVFSSLVLKPRPPLSISSSLFGHRRRRRGPPDPKSSSHDRNLELSIDPSAIAARASAAAGRLRRSSEESLRRFLSAGEEAYHDLRTSVRVDRSRNRVVFSCRESSLLFVSNLFLWSFVAILAARALVWLGLGFRSRWRFGDWAVIKRDRSLGGREVVVGRSFRGRDWNKKSFTVSRSPLSPVRGTELKIVENVAKIRREKQEKLPEWWPDSIPAPVIAAGKQDYQREVDRLVRAILDYRMSGKDYRYDDIIQLREICKVSGARASFETANARDSFYRASVDFVLNSCSRAIIPSDKPQIGGEDVRQFIAGLAVNIGLTNSRAITLVSAAVAARTRSCFLQCWALEVQGKRTEALEELLKICLIHRTFPPEEHSAEMEMVGSGLKRHLTIEQRKHLLSLYKETCGADDHRSIVEALGLER, from the exons ATGAACGCCGCGAGCTCCACCGCTCCGCCGGTGCTCCTCCCCTCCCATCAACACCGTCTCCGGAGGGCGTCGCTCGTGTTCTCCTCGCTCGTCCTCAAGCCCCGCCCTCCCCTCTCCATATCCTCCTCCCTCTTCggacaccgccgccgccgccgcggccccCCCGACCCTAAATCCTCCTCGCACGACCGAAACCTCGAGCTCTCCATCGATCCCAGCGCCATCGCCGCCCGGGCCTCGGCGGCCGCGGGGCGCCTCCGCCGTTCATCGGAAGAGAGCCTCCGCCGCTTCCTTTCTGCCGGCGAAGAGGCCTACCACGATCTCCGGACATCCGTCAGGGTCGACCGATCCCGCAACCGCGTCGTGTTCTCTTGCCGCGAGTCGTCGCTCCTCTTCGTTTCGAATCTGTTCCTCTGGAGCTTCGTTGCCATCCTCGCTGCCAGAGCTCTTGTTTGGCTGGGGTTAGGGTTCCGGTCGCGCTGGAGGTTCGGTGATTGGGCTGTGATTAAGAGAGATCGAAGTCTGGGCGGAAGGGAGGTTGTTGTCGGCAGGAGTTTTAGGGGGAGGGACTGGAACAAGAAGAGTTTCACGGTTTCGAGGAGTCCTCTTTCGCCTGTGAGAGGGACTGAGTTGAAGATCGTAGAGAATGTGGCTAAAATTCGGAGGGAGAAGCAGGAGAAGCTGCCCGAGTGGTGGCCAGATTCAATACCTGCACCGGTGATTGCGGCAGGAAAGCAGGATTACCAGAGGGAGGTTGATAGGCTAGTCCGAG CGATATTGGATTATAGAATGAGCGGGAAGGACTATAGATATGATGATATAATCCAA CTTCGTGAGATATGCAAGGTGTCTGGTGCAAGGGCCTCTTTTGAAACAGCTAATGCACGTGATTCCTTTTATCGAGCATCTGTGGACTTTGTTCTTAACTCATGCAGCAG AGCAATAATACCAAGTGACAAGCCTCAAATTGGCGGCGAGGATGTCAGACAATTTATTGCTGGGCTTGCCGTTAACATTGGACTTACTAACTCCCGTGCTATTACACTTGTAAGTGCAGCTGTTGCAGCTCGCACTCGTTCATGTTTTCTACAATGTTGG GCATTGGAAGTTCAGGGAAAACGAACTGAAGCTCTGGAGGAATTATTAAAGATTTGTCTTATCCATCGGACTTTCCCACCAGAAGAACACTCT GCGGAAATGGAGATGGTAGGTAGTGGTCTTAAAAGACATCTAACCATAGAACAAAGGAAGCACTTGCTTAGTCTGTACAAAGAAACTTGTGGTGCTGATGATCACAGATCTATAGTGGAAGCTCTGGGTCTG